A genomic segment from Malus domestica chromosome 05, GDT2T_hap1 encodes:
- the LOC114824802 gene encoding la-related protein 6C-like, producing MAQAQPPGEKIQDVPEMEVKENPRSPSFKFNAQAPEFVPRSHAQMPISGYFYPYFHFLGDTTSPDWFYVEDQELPPYLISNNPNIDPLSNRSKNAIPDDLQQKIIKQVEYQFSDMSLLANESLSKHISKDPEGFVPISVVASTKKMKSLISNNHILAQALRSSSKLVVNEDGKKVRRKHPFTEKDKEELQSRTVVAENLPEDHSHQNLEKIFSVVGSVKTIRICHPHESNSSRSKGDFIISNKLHALVEYETTDITERAVEKLSDERNWRKGLRVRMLLRRSPKSVLKNRKSDFDGILEDEEPLYDCAEETSHPSNLELVIDSPNGEENSAGSKKGWAWGRSKGRGRGQSQSSRGLIAPSPLSSSTIQCESSAKQNSKGPRMPDGTRGFTMGRGKPVSATNSP from the exons ATGGCGCAAGCACAACCACCTGGGGAAAAAATCCAAGACGTCCCAGAAATGGAGGTGAAAGAAAACCCAAGAAGTCCATCGTTCAAATTCAATGCACAGGCACCTGAATTTGTGCCAAGATCACATGCCCAGATGCCAATTTCTGGTTATTTCTATCCCTACTTTCACTTTCTTGGTGACACTACTTCCCCTGATTGGTTTTACGTTGAGGACCAAGAATTGCCTCCGTACTTGATCTCCAATAATCCCAATATCGATCCGCTTTCCAATCGGTCCAAGAATGCGATCCCGGATGATCTTCAACAGAAGATCATCAAGCAG GTGGAGTACCAGTTCAGTGACATGAGCCTGCTGGCAAATGAATCCTTATCAAAACACATAAGTAAAGATCCCGAAGGCTTTG TTCCAATATCTGTTGTTGCCTCCACCAAAAAAATGAAGTCACTTATTAGTAACAACCATATTCTCGCCCAAGCGCTCCGGTCTTCTTCAAAGCTG GTTGTAAACGAGGATGGCAAGAAGGTTCGACGTAAGCATCCTTTTACTGAAAAGGAcaaagaggaattgcag TCTCGCACGGTTGTGGCAGAGAATTTGCCTGAAGATCACTCTCATCAAAACCTAGAGAAGATATTCAGTGTGGTTGGAAG CGTGAAAACCATCCGAATATGCCATCCCCACGAATCCAATTCTTCTCGCTCAAAAGGCGATTTCATTATCAGCAACAAG CTTCATGCACTTGTGGAGTATGAAACAACAGACATAACAGAGAGAGCG GTTGAAAAGTTGAGTGATGAAAGGAACTGGAGAAAAGGTCTCCGAGTAAGGATGCTGCTCAGACGCTCG CCAAAGTCGGTTTTGAAGAACAGAAAGTCTGATTTCGATGGCATTTTAGAGGATGAAGAGCCATTATATGATTGTGCAGAAGAAACTTCTCACCCAAGCAACCTTGAATTGGTCATTGATAGTCCTAAT GGTGAAGAAAATTCAGCGGGGTCCAAGAAAGGATGGGCGTGGGGGCGCAGTAAGGGCCGAGGACGCGGGCAGAGCCAGAGTAGTCGTGGCCTGATTGCCCCGTCTCCGCTATCAAGCAGCACCATCCAGTGTGAGTCATCTGCAAAACAGAATTCCAAGGGCCCAAGAATGCCAGATGGTACTAGGGGTTTCACCATGGGAAGAGGCAAGCCAGTAAGCGCCACGAATTCGCCGTAG
- the LOC114825215 gene encoding peroxidase 10, with protein sequence MTHKIISCFTIALCLFLFLCPFVHMYPFSYTSQLDYNFYDRACPRLSMIVRYNIWAALKNDTRMAASLLRMHFHDCIVNGCDGSVLLDDTDEFKGEKNAPANRNSLRGFEVIDSIKADVEKFCPSTVSCADILTLAAREAVVLAGGPFWPVPLGRRDATTASVKAVNEQIPSPFEPLANITAKFTSKGLDIKDVVVLSGGHTLGFAQCFTFKRRLFNFDGLGNPDPTLDSSALSSLRRICPKKDEANSNVAPLDSTNVKFDNTYYTNLVQNTGLLESDQALVNDPNTAAMVNSYSGNPFLFNNDFAASMVKLGNVGVLTGKNGQIRKKCGSVN encoded by the exons ATGACTCACAAAATCATCTCCTGCTTCACCATTGCTTTATgcttgttcttgtttttgtgTCCTTTTGTTCATATGTATCCCTTTTCTTATACTAGCCAGCTCGATTACAATTTCTACGACAGAGCGTGTCCTCGCTTGTCAATGATTGTCCGGTACAATATTTGGGCAGCTCTCAAGAACGACACCAGGATGGCTGCATCCCTTCTTCGGATGCACTTTCATGATTGTATTGTCAAT GGATGTGACGGATCAGTGCTTCTTGATGACACAGATGAATTCAAGGGCGAGAAGAATGCTCCAGCAAATCGCAATTCTCTTCGAGGGTTCGAAGTGATCGACAGTATAAAAGCAGATGTCGAAAAATTCTGCCCATCAACTGTTTCGTGTGCCGATATTTTGACTCTTGCAGCAAGAGAAGCTGTTGTTCTG GCAGGAGGGCCTTTTTGGCCTGTTCCATTGGGCAGAAGAGATGCAACAACAGCAAGTGTGAAGGCAGTTAATGAACAAATACCATCACCTTTTGAGCCTTTAGCGAATATCACTgccaagttcacatcaaagggTCTTGACATTAAAGATGTTGTAGTACTCtcag GTGGACATACCCTAGGGTTTGCTCAATGCTTCACCTTCAAGAGAAGGCTCTTCAACTTCGACGGCTTGGGCAACCCTGACCCAACACTTGATTCTTCGGCCCTATCAAGCTTGAGAAGAATATGTCCAAAGAAAGATGAAGCAAACAGCAATGTTGCTCCTCTTGATTCCAcaaatgtcaaatttgacaataCCTATTACACAAACCTGGTTCAAAACACAGGTCTTCTAGAATCTGATCAGGCATTGGTGAATGATCCAAATACTGCTGCAATGGTGAACTCTTACAGTGGGAACCCATTCCTTTTCAATAACGATTTTGCAGCATCAATGGTGAAGCTTGGTAATGTTGGAGTACTGACTGGGAAAAACGGGCAAATAAGGAAGAAATGCGGATCTGTGAACTAA